From Paenibacillus graminis, a single genomic window includes:
- a CDS encoding DUF6155 family protein: MLKLGKSTIKKHLKNLTREELEAEILNITRIYPIIQEHYFSILFPESEEVLEKYKKIIEKEFGHHKGEILRYPIVKQAIKDFSNVSTNKEQIAELMIFTVECGVDFTLSYGDIDEKFYRTISSIYEQALKYIVDNQLEEEFVDRCNELTQSSQGIGWGFGDWMMELYSDYLGHMDEEEDLK, encoded by the coding sequence ATGCTGAAATTGGGTAAATCAACCATTAAGAAGCATTTAAAGAATCTAACGAGGGAAGAGCTTGAGGCTGAAATCTTAAATATAACCAGGATATATCCGATCATTCAGGAGCACTATTTTTCAATACTATTTCCTGAGAGTGAGGAAGTCTTAGAAAAGTACAAGAAAATTATTGAGAAGGAATTCGGCCACCACAAGGGAGAGATTCTGCGATACCCGATTGTGAAGCAAGCAATAAAGGACTTTAGTAATGTTTCAACAAATAAGGAGCAAATTGCAGAGCTAATGATTTTTACAGTGGAATGTGGAGTAGACTTTACGCTTTCATATGGAGACATAGATGAAAAATTCTATCGTACTATATCAAGCATATATGAACAAGCTTTAAAGTATATTGTGGACAATCAATTAGAAGAAGAGTTTGTTGATCGATGCAACGAATTGACGCAGAGCAGTCAGGGTATTGGCTGGGGTTTTGGAGATTGGATGATGGAGTTGTATAGTGATTATTTAGGACACATGGATGAAGAAGAAGACCTTAAGTAG
- the pflB gene encoding formate C-acetyltransferase, translated as MQAWEDFKSGSWQEEIDVRQFIQLNYEPYEGDASFLAGSTEATLQLWEQFMELAKQERDQGGVLDMDTEVVSSIISHGPGYLNKELEVIVGIQTEKPFKRALQPYGGIRMAKNACESYGYELDPEIEHIFSTYRKTHNQGVFDGYSPAMSLARKAGIITGLPDAYGRGRIIGDYRRVALYGTDFLAKSKKEELSFFDERTMTEDVIRAREEIAEQLRALTELKQMAASYGFDITKPTETAQEAFQWLYFGYLAAIKEQNGAAMSLGRTSTFLDIYIARDLREQRLTEQGAQELVDHFVMKLRMVKFARTPEYNALFSGDPTWVTESLGGIGLDGRPLVTKNTYRFLHTLETLGPSPEPNLTVLWSTRLPQKFKEYCARMTIQTSSLQYENDDLMRTYFGDDYGIACCVSAMRIGKQMQYFGARANLAKALLYAINGGMDEQMKVQITPPLRPILSDKLDFDEVMPAFDHVMEWLAELYINTLNVIHYMHDKYCYERIEMALHDQETMRTMATGIAGLSVVTDSLSAIKYAEVRPVRDENGLAVDYIIEGEYPAYGNNDNRADEIAVDLVKRFYRKLKKHSTYRQARTTMSVLTITSNVVYGKLTGNTPDGRKKGEPFAPGANPMHGRDRKGAIASLASVAKLPYEYALDGISNTFSIIPGALGKNEEDRVRNLTALLDGYTAKDGHHLNINVFDTKTLLDAMEHPEEYPQLTIRVSGYAVNFIKLTREQQLDVINRTFHEKI; from the coding sequence ATGCAGGCATGGGAAGACTTTAAATCAGGAAGCTGGCAGGAAGAGATTGATGTCCGCCAGTTTATTCAGCTCAACTACGAGCCTTATGAAGGAGATGCGTCTTTTCTGGCTGGTTCCACGGAAGCCACGTTACAGCTCTGGGAACAGTTCATGGAGCTCGCGAAGCAAGAACGTGATCAAGGCGGAGTTCTGGATATGGATACTGAAGTGGTTTCCAGTATTATTTCCCATGGCCCCGGCTATTTGAATAAGGAGCTTGAGGTCATCGTGGGTATTCAAACGGAGAAGCCGTTCAAGCGGGCCCTTCAGCCTTACGGCGGGATCCGAATGGCTAAGAATGCTTGTGAATCTTACGGTTATGAGCTGGATCCGGAAATCGAGCATATTTTCTCCACTTACCGGAAAACTCATAATCAAGGCGTATTTGACGGCTATTCACCTGCCATGAGCTTAGCCAGAAAAGCCGGCATTATTACAGGGCTCCCGGATGCGTATGGCCGGGGACGGATTATCGGCGATTACCGGCGAGTTGCATTATATGGCACGGATTTTCTCGCCAAAAGCAAAAAAGAGGAGCTCTCCTTCTTCGACGAACGCACGATGACTGAAGATGTAATTCGGGCACGTGAAGAAATCGCGGAGCAGCTGCGTGCCCTTACGGAGCTGAAGCAGATGGCGGCCAGCTACGGATTCGATATTACAAAGCCGACGGAGACCGCGCAGGAAGCTTTTCAATGGCTGTACTTCGGGTATCTTGCCGCGATCAAGGAGCAGAACGGGGCTGCAATGAGTCTTGGCCGCACCTCCACCTTTCTGGACATCTATATAGCGCGCGACCTGAGGGAGCAGAGGCTGACGGAGCAAGGGGCGCAGGAGCTCGTCGATCATTTTGTCATGAAGCTGCGTATGGTAAAGTTCGCAAGGACACCGGAATATAACGCGCTGTTCAGCGGCGATCCGACATGGGTCACCGAGTCCCTCGGAGGCATCGGCCTGGATGGTCGTCCGTTAGTCACCAAGAATACTTACCGGTTCTTGCATACGCTCGAGACGCTTGGTCCATCGCCGGAACCGAATTTGACCGTACTCTGGTCCACCCGTCTCCCTCAGAAGTTCAAGGAATATTGTGCACGCATGACGATTCAGACCAGTTCTCTTCAATATGAGAATGATGATTTAATGCGGACTTATTTTGGCGATGATTACGGGATTGCCTGCTGTGTGTCCGCAATGCGGATCGGCAAGCAGATGCAGTATTTCGGCGCTCGGGCGAATCTGGCAAAAGCACTGCTGTATGCGATTAACGGCGGGATGGATGAGCAGATGAAGGTGCAGATAACCCCGCCATTGCGGCCGATTCTGTCGGACAAGCTGGACTTTGACGAAGTGATGCCCGCTTTCGACCATGTGATGGAATGGCTTGCGGAACTCTATATCAACACCTTAAATGTAATTCACTACATGCATGATAAATATTGTTATGAACGTATCGAGATGGCGCTTCATGATCAGGAAACGATGCGGACCATGGCAACCGGAATTGCGGGTCTTTCGGTCGTAACCGACTCGCTCAGTGCCATTAAATATGCAGAGGTTCGGCCAGTCCGGGATGAGAACGGTCTTGCTGTCGACTATATAATTGAAGGCGAATATCCTGCTTACGGAAATAACGATAACCGCGCGGATGAGATTGCGGTAGATCTCGTCAAACGGTTCTACCGCAAGCTTAAGAAACACTCCACCTACAGACAGGCTAGGACCACGATGTCGGTGCTGACCATCACATCTAATGTGGTATATGGTAAGTTGACCGGGAACACCCCGGATGGGAGAAAAAAGGGCGAGCCATTTGCCCCGGGAGCGAACCCGATGCACGGCAGGGACCGGAAAGGTGCGATTGCTTCATTGGCCTCCGTAGCGAAGCTTCCTTATGAGTACGCTTTGGATGGCATATCGAATACGTTCTCGATTATTCCTGGCGCTCTTGGGAAGAACGAAGAGGATCGGGTCCGTAATCTGACCGCGCTGCTTGACGGGTATACAGCCAAGGATGGCCATCATCTTAATATTAATGTGTTTGACACCAAAACCTTGCTTGATGCGATGGAGCATCCAGAGGAGTATCCGCAGCTCACGATACGAGTGTCAGGCTATGCGGTTAATTTCATCAAACTGACAAGAGAGCAGCAGCTTGATGTCATCAACAGAACCTTTCACGAAAAAATCTGA
- the pflA gene encoding pyruvate formate-lyase-activating protein — protein sequence MEQHEGRIHSIETSGMVDGPGIRFVVFMQGCLLRCQYCHNPDTWTIGKGQLVTVQELVEEIRGYLPFLQFSGGGVTVSGGEPLLQADFLLTLFRALKRELGIHTAIDSSGGCFSRRGHFFETLQMLMQHTDLVLLDLKQIDPQKHLDLTGKPNDHILDFARFLSETNIPVWIRHVLVPGLTDDESDLRKLADFIKTLRNVERVEVLPYHEMGKYKYEQLGLKYPLVHIKPPDEKTIRMAREILGAH from the coding sequence ATGGAGCAGCACGAAGGCCGCATTCATTCCATTGAAACATCCGGTATGGTAGATGGCCCGGGGATCCGGTTCGTTGTTTTTATGCAGGGATGCTTACTGCGCTGCCAATATTGCCACAACCCCGATACCTGGACGATTGGGAAAGGCCAACTGGTAACGGTACAGGAATTAGTTGAGGAAATTCGCGGATATCTCCCCTTCCTGCAGTTTTCCGGGGGCGGAGTAACGGTTAGTGGCGGAGAGCCTCTATTGCAGGCTGATTTTCTTCTTACTCTTTTCCGGGCTTTAAAACGAGAACTCGGTATTCACACTGCAATCGATTCTTCAGGCGGTTGCTTTAGCCGTCGCGGCCATTTCTTTGAGACGCTGCAGATGTTGATGCAGCATACCGACCTCGTTCTGCTTGACCTGAAGCAGATCGACCCGCAAAAGCATCTCGACCTAACCGGTAAGCCCAACGATCATATTCTCGACTTTGCCCGTTTTCTCTCAGAAACTAATATCCCCGTCTGGATCAGACATGTCCTAGTTCCCGGACTGACTGATGATGAATCGGATCTTCGGAAGCTGGCCGACTTTATTAAAACCTTGCGCAATGTAGAGCGGGTGGAGGTCCTGCCTTATCACGAAATGGGAAAGTACAAGTACGAACAGCTTGGTTTGAAATACCCTCTTGTCCATATCAAGCCACCCGATGAGAAGACCATTCGAATGGCGAGGGAGATATTAGGCGCACATTAG
- the adhE gene encoding bifunctional acetaldehyde-CoA/alcohol dehydrogenase: MAVKQSQAENNESITDKKLTAQEEVNRLVARARASQEAYLSMNQEQIDRIVQAMALAGLDKHMLLAKMAVEETGRGVYEDKITKNLFASEYIYNSIKHNKTVGIIEENLYENYQRVAEPVGIIAGVTPVTNPTSTTIFKTLIATKTRNPIIFAFHPSAQKCSSESAKTLLDAAVAEGAPSHCVQWIENPSLEATQLLMNHPDVALVLATGGSAMVKAAYSTGKPALGVGPGNVPCFIEKTADLRQAVTDLILSKTFDNGMICASEQALIIEEPVYDQVRQMMIDNGCYFLNKTETEAVSSLVITGEKCAVNGAIVGQPAYKIAEMAGLQLPEHTKILVAELEGVGTDFPLSAEKLSPVLACYKVTSAEQGIDRAAEIVAFGGLGHSSVVHSKDNKVIEAFAERLQTGRVIVNSPSTQGAIGDIYNTNLPSLTLGCGSYGKNSTTSNVTAVNLINIKRVAYRRVNMQWFKIPPKIYFEKGSTQYLEKMPNISKVLIVTDAMMVKLGYVEKIEYYLRKRTEPVSVEIFADVEPDPSVETVERGTRMMENFQPDCIIALGGGSPMDAAKAMWLFYEYPDTSFHSIKQKFLDIRKRVYKYPRLGIKAQFVAIPTTSGTGSEVTSFAVITDKKEGHTKYPLADYELTPDVAIIDPELVYSLPKAAVADTGMDVLTHAIEAYVSVMASDYTDGLALHAIRLVFQYLEKSFHTADPVAREKMHNASTIAGMAFANAFLGINHSLAHKWGGEYHTAHGRTNAILMPHVIRYNATKPSKFASFPKYNYFIADERYAEIARMLGMEARTTEEGVNSLIMAIRKLNQSLGIPEKFQDLGFAPSDFESKVDYLSDRAFEDQCTTANPRMPLVKELADIYRNAFYGRF, from the coding sequence ATGGCTGTCAAACAAAGCCAGGCAGAAAATAACGAAAGCATCACCGATAAAAAGCTTACCGCCCAGGAAGAGGTCAACCGTCTGGTTGCACGTGCCCGGGCTTCGCAAGAAGCGTACCTTTCCATGAATCAGGAACAGATTGACCGCATTGTACAAGCAATGGCACTCGCCGGACTGGACAAGCATATGCTGCTTGCCAAGATGGCCGTGGAAGAGACCGGACGAGGCGTGTACGAAGATAAAATCACTAAGAACCTTTTTGCCTCAGAGTATATCTATAACAGTATCAAACATAACAAAACCGTCGGAATTATTGAGGAGAATCTTTATGAGAATTATCAGCGGGTAGCGGAACCTGTTGGCATTATCGCAGGCGTAACACCTGTTACGAATCCGACCTCCACAACGATCTTTAAAACACTGATTGCCACGAAGACGCGAAATCCCATTATTTTTGCTTTTCATCCTTCCGCGCAGAAATGCAGCAGCGAGTCGGCAAAAACACTGCTGGATGCAGCAGTAGCAGAAGGAGCGCCGTCACACTGTGTACAGTGGATCGAGAATCCGTCGCTGGAAGCGACGCAGCTGCTCATGAACCACCCGGATGTAGCTCTGGTCCTGGCCACAGGCGGCTCCGCCATGGTTAAGGCCGCCTATAGCACAGGCAAACCGGCACTTGGCGTCGGACCCGGAAATGTACCTTGCTTTATTGAAAAAACAGCCGATCTCAGACAAGCGGTCACCGATCTTATTCTTTCCAAAACATTCGATAACGGGATGATCTGTGCTTCCGAGCAAGCCCTCATCATTGAGGAACCGGTGTATGATCAGGTTCGCCAAATGATGATAGACAACGGGTGCTACTTTTTAAATAAAACGGAAACAGAGGCAGTCTCGAGTCTCGTGATCACCGGGGAGAAATGTGCAGTTAATGGCGCTATTGTCGGTCAGCCTGCTTACAAAATTGCCGAGATGGCCGGTCTTCAGCTTCCTGAGCATACGAAAATTCTTGTTGCCGAATTGGAGGGCGTAGGAACGGACTTCCCGCTGTCTGCTGAGAAGCTGAGCCCGGTTCTGGCATGCTATAAAGTAACCTCTGCCGAACAAGGCATTGACCGTGCAGCGGAAATCGTCGCATTTGGCGGTTTGGGACACTCTTCTGTCGTTCACTCTAAGGACAATAAAGTGATTGAGGCCTTCGCGGAACGGTTGCAGACCGGACGTGTGATTGTCAATTCCCCTTCAACACAAGGGGCTATCGGCGATATTTACAACACCAATTTACCGTCACTTACCTTAGGCTGCGGATCCTACGGCAAAAACTCAACCACCTCCAATGTAACTGCAGTTAACCTGATCAATATCAAACGTGTCGCCTACCGGAGGGTGAATATGCAGTGGTTCAAAATTCCGCCCAAGATCTATTTTGAAAAAGGGTCCACGCAGTATCTCGAGAAAATGCCTAACATCTCCAAGGTGCTTATTGTTACTGACGCCATGATGGTTAAGCTCGGATATGTGGAAAAAATCGAATATTACTTGCGAAAACGGACCGAGCCAGTTTCTGTTGAGATCTTTGCGGATGTCGAGCCCGATCCGTCCGTAGAGACGGTTGAACGCGGAACCCGCATGATGGAGAACTTCCAGCCGGACTGCATCATTGCACTGGGGGGCGGTTCACCCATGGACGCGGCGAAGGCGATGTGGTTATTTTATGAATACCCGGATACCAGCTTCCATTCGATCAAACAGAAGTTCCTGGATATCCGTAAACGGGTCTACAAATATCCGCGATTAGGCATCAAAGCCCAATTCGTCGCGATCCCGACAACCTCAGGAACAGGCTCGGAGGTAACTTCATTTGCGGTAATCACGGATAAAAAAGAAGGACATACGAAATATCCGCTTGCGGATTATGAACTGACGCCGGATGTGGCGATCATTGATCCGGAGCTTGTTTATTCCCTGCCAAAAGCGGCGGTCGCAGACACCGGGATGGACGTGCTGACGCATGCTATTGAAGCCTACGTTTCCGTCATGGCCAGTGACTATACCGATGGACTTGCGCTGCATGCCATAAGGCTCGTATTCCAGTACCTGGAGAAATCATTCCATACGGCGGACCCGGTTGCCCGTGAGAAAATGCATAATGCCTCAACGATCGCAGGGATGGCTTTCGCCAACGCCTTCCTCGGCATCAACCACAGCTTGGCGCATAAATGGGGCGGTGAATACCATACGGCGCACGGGCGTACGAACGCAATTCTGATGCCGCATGTTATCCGTTATAATGCCACGAAGCCGTCAAAATTTGCATCGTTCCCGAAATATAACTATTTCATCGCCGATGAACGTTATGCAGAAATCGCCAGAATGCTGGGAATGGAAGCACGCACCACCGAAGAGGGGGTTAATAGTTTGATTATGGCTATCCGCAAGCTGAACCAGTCGCTTGGCATTCCCGAGAAATTCCAGGATCTTGGCTTCGCTCCGTCCGATTTCGAATCAAAGGTCGATTATTTGTCCGACCGTGCCTTCGAGGACCAGTGCACCACAGCCAATCCCCGCATGCCGCTAGTCAAAGAGCTTGCAGACATTTACCGGAATGCGTTCTACGGCAGATTTTAA
- a CDS encoding erythromycin esterase family protein, with protein sequence MNKRRKMIYGGVAVMLSTAIITTGCSTGPAEKTDQIGTTQPVETAQISQNSIAKSLQLQAKQLKTSDPKQPLDDLKPLKDMIGNANYVGLGEATHGSSEIFMMKHRLVKYLVTELGFTNFGIEEDWGSGLKLNEYIQTGKGDPREFLKLLYPTDEIVAMVEWMREYNSDPVNKKKIQFIGLDLKMLDQSVFDKVINYVKEYHPDLLPEVEQSYKELSSVAGNLQEYMKLTTEVKEKHMANAQKVVKLLEDKTRPNNETDSYELAWVKETAKVIENFTKMVIPADYPSLVKLHDQYLAEHAVWAQEKLGGKTMVWGHNIHIAKGVITEKMYPKVAGEFLKERVGNQYVAIGSTTTEGKFTAFISLSENKIGADAIQKNENSSNHMLGQVHYDQFLLDLRKLNGAAQQWAKEKQPFLDGGAQIIPNVPQYDDDVSLQEQFDILVHIQKTTPSHIK encoded by the coding sequence ATGAACAAAAGAAGAAAAATGATTTACGGTGGAGTTGCCGTAATGCTAAGTACTGCGATTATAACTACAGGTTGCAGTACGGGACCAGCTGAAAAGACGGATCAAATAGGAACAACCCAACCCGTTGAGACAGCTCAAATATCTCAAAACAGTATTGCAAAATCACTCCAATTGCAGGCGAAGCAACTGAAGACGTCAGATCCAAAACAACCATTGGATGATTTAAAACCGCTAAAAGACATGATAGGAAATGCAAATTATGTTGGTTTGGGAGAGGCTACTCACGGAAGCTCGGAGATTTTTATGATGAAGCATCGCCTCGTGAAGTATTTGGTCACTGAGCTGGGATTCACCAATTTTGGGATTGAAGAGGATTGGGGCAGCGGTTTAAAGCTGAACGAGTATATCCAAACGGGAAAAGGCGACCCTAGGGAGTTTTTGAAGCTGTTGTACCCAACGGATGAGATCGTCGCTATGGTAGAATGGATGCGGGAATACAACTCTGATCCTGTAAATAAAAAGAAAATTCAATTCATCGGACTCGACCTAAAAATGCTGGATCAAAGTGTCTTCGATAAAGTGATCAACTATGTAAAAGAGTATCATCCTGATTTGCTGCCCGAAGTCGAGCAAAGCTACAAAGAGTTATCATCGGTAGCAGGTAATCTACAGGAATATATGAAGCTGACTACTGAAGTGAAAGAAAAGCATATGGCTAATGCGCAAAAAGTAGTCAAACTACTTGAAGACAAAACGAGGCCGAATAATGAGACGGATTCATACGAGCTAGCTTGGGTGAAAGAGACGGCTAAGGTGATAGAGAATTTTACAAAGATGGTGATTCCGGCTGACTATCCGAGCCTGGTGAAGCTGCATGATCAGTATCTAGCCGAGCACGCTGTTTGGGCTCAAGAAAAATTGGGCGGTAAAACGATGGTTTGGGGGCACAATATTCACATAGCTAAAGGTGTTATCACTGAGAAGATGTATCCTAAAGTCGCCGGGGAGTTTCTGAAAGAACGTGTAGGTAATCAATATGTAGCCATTGGCTCCACCACCACGGAAGGCAAATTTACGGCATTTATATCACTCAGTGAAAATAAGATTGGAGCGGATGCCATTCAGAAGAACGAGAACAGCTCCAATCATATGCTTGGACAAGTTCATTACGATCAGTTCCTGTTAGATCTCCGCAAATTGAATGGAGCCGCACAGCAATGGGCAAAAGAAAAGCAGCCATTCTTGGATGGCGGTGCACAGATCATTCCTAACGTACCGCAATATGATGATGATGTTTCCCTTCAAGAGCAATTCGACATTTTGGTTCATATTCAAAAAACGACCCCTTCGCATATCAAGTAA
- a CDS encoding retropepsin-like aspartic protease codes for MNITEIYGLPFVSMIVVFRGRELKLGKVLLDTGSASTLLNADIVQEIGMVPEGNDIVDIIRGVGGVEYVYTKYLDAIIVDQAILNDFQVEIGNMDYGMEIDGILGFNFLKQAGAVIDTGEMQLKTN; via the coding sequence ATGAATATAACAGAAATCTATGGACTTCCCTTCGTAAGCATGATAGTTGTGTTTAGGGGGAGAGAATTAAAGCTGGGGAAGGTATTGCTTGACACAGGCTCTGCCAGCACACTTTTGAATGCGGATATTGTACAAGAAATAGGTATGGTCCCTGAAGGAAATGATATCGTTGATATTATACGGGGTGTAGGTGGTGTGGAGTATGTGTACACCAAATACCTGGACGCGATTATAGTCGATCAAGCAATACTTAATGATTTTCAAGTGGAAATCGGGAACATGGATTATGGTATGGAGATCGACGGAATACTTGGTTTTAACTTCTTGAAACAAGCAGGGGCTGTGATTGACACTGGAGAAATGCAACTGAAAACTAACTAA
- a CDS encoding dephospho-CoA kinase yields the protein MTVFAGTNGAGKSTISFQMRDYVGTIIDPDQIAKGLTRRTPEVQTCLPDERL from the coding sequence ATGACTGTTTTTGCTGGCACTAATGGAGCCGGGAAAAGCACAATCAGTTTTCAAATGAGGGATTATGTTGGAACCATTATTGATCCTGACCAGATTGCCAAAGGATTAACCCGGAGGACCCCAGAAGTGCAGACCTGTCTGCCGGACGAGAGGCTGTAA
- a CDS encoding TOTE conflict system archaeo-eukaryotic primase domain-containing protein, with the protein MDNIEDKYNAALAHIEELKLEVTRLRSLLGLLDDDNTTSTNEQMTPYSTSPAKESKETTVGDSNVHQYSTVEEKLALYKSYFRGREDVYPIRWSNKQGKSGYSPACANEWTSVCEKPRVKCSVCKYQSFMPLTSEVLSAHLDARQDRTVGIYPMLPDETCWFLAMDFDKHDWKQDVTAVIELCKSHEIPALLERSRSGNGGHIWIFFSQNIETATARKFGMTLLSLTMNNRYQIGMESYDRLFPNQDTLPKGGFGNLIALPLQGGPRKQGNSVFVNERFEPYADQWGTLSELGKMGEDQVKQFIYKYAERGLFTNDSITAGSDQEADGLTLLQENQTQAAEVLMESLPAEIQVLYSDRLYILKSGLPSSAIHALIKLASFSNPDFYKAQAMRLSTYGKPRVISCAEDRENYVVLPRGCLPDLLSFFEHNQVKVSLKDQRSSGTSIEAEFTGTLTTLQDTAARAILNRDIGVLSAATAFGKTVIAASIIASRKTNTLILVHRRELMEQWQERLHTFLEVPKQAIGLIGGGKNKRTGIIDIAVIQSLNYKGNVKPFVSEYGQVIVDECHHVSAYSFEQVLREVKAKYVFGLTATPKRQDGQEAIVRFQLGPVLLKVDAKTLSSSRGFSLRVVPRYTHFQIKPGELVSGIQDIYQQLVDNEERNTLIFDDLLTCLDEGRSPLLLVERTAHAEYFAERLHGFAKNVIVLRGRMGKRQREALRAQIASIPDDQERVVIATGKLIGEGFDDARLDTLFLVHPISWTGTLQQYAGRLHRSHVNKEEVKIYDYIDLQVPMLMAMFKKRVKGYRKMGYKGAEL; encoded by the coding sequence ATGGACAATATCGAGGACAAATATAACGCGGCTCTGGCTCATATTGAGGAACTTAAGCTGGAAGTCACCCGGTTAAGAAGTCTGCTGGGGCTTTTGGATGATGACAATACAACAAGTACTAATGAACAAATGACGCCTTATTCCACCTCACCGGCTAAAGAAAGCAAAGAGACCACTGTTGGAGATAGTAATGTTCACCAGTACTCTACCGTAGAGGAGAAGCTCGCCCTATATAAAAGTTATTTTCGCGGCAGAGAAGATGTATACCCGATTCGCTGGAGTAACAAGCAAGGAAAGTCCGGATATTCGCCCGCCTGCGCTAATGAGTGGACTTCTGTCTGCGAGAAACCCCGGGTAAAGTGTTCGGTTTGCAAATACCAGAGCTTCATGCCTCTTACAAGTGAAGTGCTGTCAGCCCATTTAGATGCACGGCAAGACCGGACGGTTGGTATCTATCCAATGCTGCCGGATGAAACCTGCTGGTTTTTGGCCATGGATTTTGACAAACATGATTGGAAGCAGGATGTGACTGCCGTGATAGAGTTATGCAAAAGCCATGAAATTCCTGCCCTCTTAGAGCGCTCGCGTTCCGGCAATGGGGGGCATATCTGGATTTTCTTCAGTCAAAATATTGAGACAGCTACAGCCAGGAAATTTGGAATGACCCTGCTGAGTCTAACCATGAACAACAGATATCAGATCGGCATGGAGTCCTATGACCGCCTGTTTCCCAATCAGGATACACTGCCCAAAGGCGGATTCGGCAACCTCATTGCCCTTCCCCTTCAGGGGGGGCCGCGTAAACAGGGAAACAGTGTCTTTGTTAACGAGCGCTTTGAGCCCTATGCTGACCAATGGGGTACATTATCCGAACTTGGTAAGATGGGCGAAGACCAGGTGAAGCAATTTATATACAAGTACGCGGAGCGTGGGCTTTTTACCAATGACAGCATTACAGCGGGATCAGACCAAGAAGCAGATGGATTGACCTTGTTACAAGAGAACCAGACTCAGGCAGCAGAGGTTCTAATGGAATCTTTACCTGCTGAAATACAGGTCCTGTATTCGGATCGCCTTTATATTCTCAAGTCTGGACTTCCCTCAAGTGCAATTCATGCTCTGATCAAATTAGCTTCCTTCTCCAACCCTGATTTTTATAAAGCACAAGCGATGCGGCTCTCCACCTACGGTAAACCCCGGGTGATCTCATGCGCAGAGGATCGGGAGAATTATGTAGTTCTGCCAAGGGGATGCCTGCCGGATTTGTTATCTTTTTTCGAGCATAATCAGGTTAAGGTATCGCTTAAGGATCAACGTTCGTCTGGAACCTCAATAGAGGCAGAGTTCACCGGTACGCTGACCACTCTCCAGGATACAGCAGCCAGAGCGATTCTAAACCGGGACATAGGGGTTCTCTCGGCGGCAACCGCATTTGGTAAAACTGTCATAGCAGCCAGCATTATCGCTTCAAGAAAGACAAACACCCTTATCTTAGTGCACCGCCGGGAGCTTATGGAACAATGGCAGGAACGGTTACACACCTTTCTTGAAGTTCCTAAACAGGCAATCGGGTTGATCGGCGGCGGCAAAAATAAACGAACCGGCATCATCGACATTGCTGTCATTCAGAGCCTGAACTATAAAGGGAATGTTAAGCCCTTCGTAAGTGAATACGGCCAGGTCATTGTGGATGAGTGCCACCACGTATCAGCCTACAGCTTCGAACAAGTTCTTCGGGAAGTCAAAGCAAAGTATGTTTTTGGCTTAACTGCCACTCCCAAACGTCAGGATGGACAAGAAGCAATCGTACGGTTCCAGCTTGGACCTGTGCTATTGAAGGTGGACGCCAAAACCCTAAGCAGTTCCAGAGGATTTTCATTAAGGGTAGTCCCCCGGTATACTCATTTTCAGATCAAGCCAGGTGAGCTGGTTTCCGGAATTCAGGACATCTATCAGCAGCTTGTAGACAACGAGGAACGTAATACACTTATTTTTGATGATTTACTTACCTGTCTGGATGAAGGCCGCTCTCCGCTGCTGCTGGTTGAACGAACCGCTCATGCTGAATATTTTGCAGAGAGATTACATGGCTTCGCCAAAAACGTAATTGTGCTAAGGGGCAGGATGGGGAAAAGGCAGAGAGAGGCTCTCCGTGCCCAAATCGCCTCGATTCCAGATGATCAGGAGCGTGTAGTTATTGCTACTGGCAAGCTAATCGGTGAAGGCTTCGATGACGCCAGACTGGACACCTTGTTTCTTGTCCATCCGATTTCTTGGACAGGTACTTTGCAGCAATATGCAGGCCGCCTGCACCGAAGTCATGTGAATAAAGAAGAAGTGAAAATATATGATTACATCGATCTTCAGGTTCCAATGTTAATGGCGATGTTCAAGAAAAGAGTAAAGGGATATCGGAAGATGGGATATAAGGGGGCGGAGTTGTAA